A window of the Hypomesus transpacificus isolate Combined female chromosome 22, fHypTra1, whole genome shotgun sequence genome harbors these coding sequences:
- the orai1b gene encoding calcium release-activated calcium channel protein 1, which produces MSLNEHSLQALSWRKLYLSRAKLKASSRTSALLSGFAMVAMVEVQLDTTYPYPPGLLIAFSACTTVLVAVHLFALMVSTCILPNIEAVSNVHNLNSVKESPHERMHRHIELAWAFSTVIGTLLFLAEVVLLCWVKFLPVKPSKPVTPSKASNETVEMSAGVAAAITSTSIMVPFGLVFIVFAVHFYRSLVSHKTDRQFQELEELSNLTRLQNELDHRGEPSLMQPPGSHFP; this is translated from the exons ATGAGTTTAAACGAACATTCACTCCAAGCCCTGTCTTGGAGGAAGCTTTATTTGAGCCGAGCTAAACTCAAGGCATCAAGTAGAACGTCGGCTTTGCTGTCTGGATTCGCTATG GTGGCGATGGTGGAGGTGCAGTTGGATACCACTTATCCTTACCCCCCTGGTCTGCTGATAGCCTTCAGTGCCTGCACCACTGTGCTGGTGGCCGTTCACCTTTTCGCTCTAATGGTCAGCACTTGCATTCTTCCCAATATAGAAGCTGTCAGTAACGTCCACAATCTCAACTCTGTGAAAGAGTCTCCCCACGAACGTATGCACCGCCACATCGAGCTGGCCTGGGCGTTCTCCACTGTGATTGGTACTTTGCTGTTCCTGGCGGAGGTAGTGCTCCTGTGTTGGGTCAAGTTTCTGCCTGTGAAACCCAGCAAGCCGGTGACACCCAGCAAGGCTAGCAACGAAACCGTGGAGATGTCTGCTGGAGTGGCCGCCGCCATCACCTCCACTTCCATCATGGTGCCCTTCGGTCTGGTGTTTATCGTTTTCGCTGTGCACTTCTACCGATCCCTGGTCAGTCACAAAACAGACCGGCAGTttcaggagctggaggagctgtccAACCTCACCAGGCTTCAGAACGAGCTCGACCACAGAGGAGAACCGTCGCTCATGCAGCCCCCCGGTTCTCACTTCCCTTGA
- the morn3 gene encoding MORN repeat-containing protein 3, which yields MPHLKKPRKQEPLSKIWDRKAQKSGLRHTVFSVNGDQYTGVWLDNKKHGKGTQIWKTGGAIYDGDWKCGKREGYGTYSRLCPKTNEYTREYSGGWKNDKKHGFGTHFYSHSASYEGEWSDGQRSGWGRMYYANGDIYEGEWLKDQHHGQGMLRLTNENRYEGTWKDGRKSGHGKFFYLDKGQLYDGFWVDGVAKCGAVSDFGREESPMPTLYPIPKVHLMNEASVLMESISKYQEE from the exons ATGCCTCATCTGAAGAAACCCCGAAAACAGGAGCCGCTTTCTAAAATATGGGACAGAAAAGCACAGAAAAGTGGACTGCGTCATACAGTGTTCTCTGTAAACGGAGATCAATACACAGGGGTATGGCTAGACAACAAGAAGCATG GCAAAGGGACTCAAATTTGGAAGACAGGTGGTGCCATTTATGATGGAGACTGGAAATGTGGCAAGCGTGAAGGATATGGCACTTACAGCAGGCTATGCCCCAAAACGAACGAATATACAAGGGAATACTCAGGTGGATGGAAAAATGACAAGAAACAT GGGTTTGGAACACATTTTTACAGCCACTCTGCCTCCTACGAGGGTGAGTGGAGCGACGGCCAGAGAAGTGGCTGGGGCAGGATGTATTATGCCAATGGCGACATATACGAGGGAGAATGGCTGAAGGATCAACATCACGGACAGGGCATGCTTCGTCTCA ccAATGAAAACAGGTACGAAGGGACCTGGAAGGATGGGAGGAAGAGTGGACATGGGAAGTTCTTCTATCTTGACAAGGGGCAGCTGTATGACGGCTTCTGGGTGGATGGTGTGGCCAAATGCGGAGCTGTGTCCGATTTCGGAAGAGAAGAATCCCCAATGCCCACTCTGTATCCCATTCCAAag GTCCATCTAATGAACGAGGCATCAGTTTTGATGGAATCTATATCAAAATACCAGGAGGAGTAA
- the tmem120b gene encoding transmembrane protein 120B, whose product MSLQRCQTEWEEIDQEYQQLQETHKVYRQKLEELTNLQSTCSSAIGKQRKGLKDLNQSLKRCAKTCDNKESELIKDVQIQIKEKENVFFDMEAYLPKKNGLYLNLVLGNVNVTLLSNQAKFAYKDEYEKFKLCMTIILMFGAITCLFLLNYRVTDEIFNFLLVWYYCTLTIRESILMSNGSRIKGWWVSHHYVSTFLSGVMLTWPEGPMYQMFRSQFLAFSIYQSFVQFLQYYYQSGCLYRLRALGERSQLDLTVEGFQSWMWRGLTFLLPCLFFGHFWQLYNAWTLFRLAGRDDCKEWQVFMLALTFLILFLGNFLTTVKVVHQKVQTNKEEVQKND is encoded by the exons ATGTCACTGCAAAGATGCCAAACTGAATGGGAAGAAATTGACCAAGAATATCAACAATTACAG GAAACTCACAAAGTGTACAGACAGAAACTTGAGGAGCTTACTAACCTTCAATCGACGTGTAGCAGTGCCATTGGTAAACAGAGGAAGGGTCTGAAGGACTTGAATCAAAGTCTAAAAAG GTGTGCGAAAACATGTGACAACAAAGAATCAGAGCTGATAAAAGATGTCCAAATTCAGattaaagagaaagaaaatgtcTTCTTTGACATGGAAGCATATTTGCCAAAGAAAAATGG ATTGTATCTTAATTTAGTCCTGggcaatgtaaatgtaacacttCTCAGCAACCAGGCAAA ATTTGCCTACAAAGATGAATATGAGAAGTTCAAGCTCTGCATGACTATTATCCTGATGTTTGGTGCCATAACCTGTCTTTTCTTATTAAATTACCG TGTCACAGATGAAATCTTCAACTTCTTGCTGGTGTGGTACTACTGCACATTGACAATCAGGGAGAGCATTCTAATGAGCAATGGGTCCAG GATCAAAGGATGGTGGGTCTCCCATCACTATGTATCTACCTTTCTGTCTGGTGTCATGCTTACCTG GCCTGAAGGGCCAATGTACCAGATGTTCAGAAGTCAGTTCCTGGCCTTCTCCATTTATCAGA GCTTTGTGCAGTTTCTACAATACTACTACCAGAGTGGCTGCTTGTACAGGTTACGAGCTTTGGGGGAAAGAAGTCAGTTGGACCTTACTGTAG AGGGCTTCCAGTCCTGGATGTGGAGAggcctcaccttcctcctcccgTGTCTCTTCTTTGGTCAT TTCTGGCAGCTGTACAACGCTTGGACCCTGTTTCGGTTGGCAGGGCGTGATGACTGCAAGGAGTGGCAG GTATTCATGTTGGCACTAACATTTCTCATCCTGTTCCTGGGAAACTTCCTCACCACGGTGAAAGTCGTCCACCAAAAGGTGCAGACAAACAAAGAGGAGGTACAAAAGAATGACTGA
- the rhof gene encoding rho-related GTP-binding protein RhoF, which produces MTQNGALTSNGTAKKGEDLKIVIVGDGGCGKTSLLMVYAKGDFPEKYAPSVFEKYVTTISYGGKEIVLNLYDTAGQDDYDRLRPLSYQNANLVLVCYDVTNPTSFENVLIKWYPEINHFCQDVPVILIGCKTDLRKDKERTRKLKALDQAPITYIQGDETKKHMNADLYLECSAKYRENVEDIFREATKRALAASRRARHRTRKRHCVLL; this is translated from the exons ATGACTCAAAACGGTGCCCTGACAAGCAACGGCACTGCGAAAAAAGGTGAAGATCTCAAAATTGTCATCGTTGGAGATGGCGGGTGTGGGAAAACATCGCTCCTCATGGTGTATGCCAAAGGAGACTTTCCAGAG AAATATGCACCGTCTGTATTTGAGAAGTACGTCACCACCATCTCttatggagggaaggagattgTGCTCAACCTCTACGACACGGCCG GTCAGGATGACTATGACCGATTAAGGCCATTGTCCTACCAAAATGCTAACCTTGTGCTGGTGTGTTACGACGTGACCAACCCCACAAGCTTTGAGAATGTGTTGATCAAG tgGTACCCAGAGATCAACCACTTCTGTCAGGATGTTCCTGTCATCCTGATTGGTTGTAAGACTGACCTCAGGAAGGACAAGGAGCGTACCAGGAAGTTGAAAGCCTTGGACCAGGCTCCTATCACCTATATACAG GGTGATGAAACCAAGAAGCATATGAATGCAGATCTGTACTTGGAGTGCTCAGCCAAATATCGGGAGAATGTGGAGGACATTTTCAGAGAGGCCACCAAGCGAGCCCTGGCTGCCAGTCGCAGAGCAAGACACCGAACGAGGAAGAGGCACTGTGTGCTCCTGTGA